In a single window of the Callithrix jacchus isolate 240 chromosome 1, calJac240_pri, whole genome shotgun sequence genome:
- the LOC100413368 gene encoding LOW QUALITY PROTEIN: spermatogenesis-associated protein 31D3-like (The sequence of the model RefSeq protein was modified relative to this genomic sequence to represent the inferred CDS: inserted 8 bases in 6 codons; deleted 2 bases in 2 codons; substituted 2 bases at 2 genomic stop codons), producing the protein MGNILFFLNSCTESGLSSGLAHCLDIDPDFICLTGLGLFMLHMFYMLLTLDLSPPRKNNDIPMCQGRARRRKKGGTFKDRITFQKEAEEERKLVSFLKSFGPPAFCSPLGQHHDTACFRRLLCPDPLRAVCNRITAEIQXLLCWESLKDAAPSVSPSTSAASVTESSFTLTSASSAAPPEDLIMSPSPDPSPPPPLILSPDLITPLADLFSPSPLRDPLPPKPVSPLDSKFPIDHSPPQQLPFPFLPPHHIQRAEPNLQPEASLSLNTIFSFNSTLSQGMNPLPNISQVMNPTDSCACHHKPPSPSALPPQDCTVTQSKSSLTIWMPFSEMLSLFGSGGSSTYFPAIRGIDHSWPPSAEFSWWQSHAKDSFSSNFAPSDFMQELLSLHSSETSLGEYSVVNLIVLVKLSFLSHDILALLERQVKKRGDFLLWKENGKKPGTFPKHLRPNYQLNSSGKKVEQLHIHQQPPYSKCFEDHLEQKYVQLFWGLPSLHSESLNPNVPDQRGRSSMFVFFNEITSMSTFQESPVLPHPQPLSLPITQSLPLPQTLPQGQSPAQNPSPLTAQLSSPLFLIGSCXVCFHKSQNEAQALTPSEINHLEWNVLRKVLQSEWGLPSVVQKSQEDFCSPAPXLALVKSFKACGPISTFPGDFPLSAELRKKLEHHLQKRLIPHRWGLPHRIHESLSLLHPQSPISEISESENSEGPLHSSLVEGQNHNDLKNFKSRKPRSFHKRSSNMLSLENVGKFQGYSQENGPKDHLLHEPETSSEEDLSSSSVSDLEGHLMMHLPGNESGVSLGQKQLSNALTVHLSKKFEKISKGQVPWSVRSSQHSVKQTVSLPXRNLTALVVEDHCVDTSQISFLGSNKQKMLEAHIKSFHMRMLWSLPSKVLESTEICKSQEDVSSSFSHLDLPSSATFIPQEDSKDAVSKSLRQSTLQEEKLGTISSIPILYHPDRVSDTEHNLETDSKNGASSPLRGSTTDFQGKKIDNLTSKGLLTHAQGISSGNMATSQMLHVHVEDSMXHVEQQQKPTVSKHVLQICQVKNFPPATKRVKSKGGELGGGDAGLGTPQPRRKSHPVQKKTSGEVLGRKYSPTLKTQPPPXKWMKTFFQRFKKPSIICEEQECSXRKSSSLSSSVQDRGPAMIRAAFTGTTEAQKVKRDIGKSLEEKLEHRGGIEITCPQEPLFSPVELRKAQHKTVLQDRAKPVQGYPCNYMAPSCKVTCSKSCSQQAILVGQNYPTRIRQITDTNRQPQKXEAFKGKILCQRHPQSMPHRKAVPQLNPTCQCQVDSVPPAIPTTAKSTVFSDEPLVITQTMLPKHFQGGKFPPTK; encoded by the exons ATGGGGAATATCCTCTTTTTTCTGAACAGTTGTACTGAGTCAGGGCTCAGCTCTGGCTTGGCACATTGCTTGGATATTGACCCCGACTTCATCTGCTTGACTGGGTTGGGGTTGTTTATGCTGCACATGTTCTACATGCTATTGACTCTCGATTTGTCACCCCCCAGGAAAAATAATGACATCCCAATG tgtcagggcagagccaggaggagaaagaaaggtggAACATTTAAAG ACCGGATAACCTTCCAGAAAGaagcagaagaggaaaggaagctgGTTTCTTTTCTGAAAAG CTTTGGGCCTCCTGCTTTCTGCAGTCCCCTGGGCCAGCATCATGATACAGCCTGCTTTCGTCGACTGTTATGCCCAGACCCCCTCCGTGCGGTGTGTAACAGAATAACTGCTGAGATCCAGTGACTGCTGTGTTGGGAGTCCCTGAAAGATGCTGCTCCCTCTGTGTCCCCTTCGACTTCTGCAGCTTCTGTGACTGAGTCATCGTTCACTCTG ACTTCTGCCTCCTCAGCCGCCCCTCCAGAAGACTTAATAATGTCTCCTAGTCCTGACCCTTCTCCACCACCCCCCTTAATTCTCTCACCTGACCTGATCACCCCTTTAGCTGACTTATTTTCACCCTCACCACTGAGGGACCCTCTGCCACCAAAGCCTGTTTCTCCCCTGGATTCCAAGTTCCCCATAGACCATTCCCCACCCCAAcagcttccctttccctttctcccacCACATCACATTCAGAGAGCGGAACCCAATCTC CAACCTGAGGCCAGTTTGTCTCTGAACACCATCTTTTCATTTAACTCCACCCTATCCCAAGGTATGAACCCCTTACCAAATATTTCCCAGGTCATGAATCCCACTGATTCATGTGCTTGTCACCATAAACCACCAAGCCCATCTGCTTTACCACCGCAAGATTGCACTGTGACCCAGTCTAAATCAAGTCTCACCATATGGATGCCTTTTTCAGAGATGTTATCTCTATTTGGTTCTGGTGGGTCATCCACCTATTTCCCAGCAATCAGAGGCATTGACCATTCATGGCCTCCATCTGCAGAATTCTCCTGGTGGCAGTCTCATGCCAAAGActctttttcttccaattttgCACCATCTGATTTCATGCAAGAGCTTCTTAGCCTTCATTCTTCTGAGACCTCTTTAGGGGAGTACTCTGTGGTCAACCTCATAGTGCTTGTTAAGCTCTCATTTCTCAGCCATGACATTCTGGCACTTCTGGAGAGACAAGTCAAAAAAAGGGGTGATTTTCTgttgtggaaagaaaatggaaagaaaccaggAACTTTCCCAAAACATCTTAGGCCAAACTACCAACTAAATTCTTCAGGGAAAAAAGTAGAGCAGCTGCACATCCATCAGCAGCCCCCATATTCTAAGTGCTTTGAGGACCATTTAGAACAAAAATATGTTCAGCTCTTCTGGGGTCTCCCATCTCTGCACAGCGAGTCTCTGAATCCTAATGTTCCTGACCAACGTGGCCGTTCCTCCATGTTTGTATTCTTCAATGAAATCACGAGTATGTCTACATTCCAGGAATCCCCAGTACTTCCCCATCCCCAACCTCTGTCCTTGCCTATTACCCAGTCCCTCCCCTTGCCTCAAACCCTGCCTCAAGGTCAGTCCCCAGCTCAAAATCCATCTCCACTCACAGCCCAACTATCTAGTCCTCTGTTCCTGATTGGGAGCTGTTGAGTGTGTTTTCATAAATCTCAGAATGAGGCACAGGCTCTTACACCATCTGAAATTAACCATCTGGAGTGGAATGTGTTGCGGAAAGTACTGCAAAGTGAGTGGGGTTTACCCTCTGTGGTTCAAAAATCCCAGGAAGACTTTTGTTCTCCAGCTC GTCTTGCATTGGTCAAGTCCTTTAAGGCTTGTGGTCCCATCTCCACCTTTCCTGGAGATTTTCCACTCAGTGCTGAGCTTAGGAAGAAACTAGAGCACCACCTTCAAAAGAGGCTCATCCCGCACAGATGGGGTCTGCCCCACAGAATCCACGAGTCTCTGTCACTGCTACATCCTCAGAGCCCAATTTCAGAGATATCTGAGTCAGAGAACAGTGAGGGACCCTTACATAGCTCTTTGGTTGAgggtcaaaaccacaatgatctCAAGAATTTTAAATCAAGGAAACCTAGAAGCTTCCACAAGAGAAGCTCAAATATGCTTTCCCTAGAGAATGTGGGGAAGTTTCAGGGATACAGCCAGGAGAATGGCCCAAAAGATCATCTGTTGCATGAACCAGAGACATCTTCAGAAGAGGATCTGAGTTCTAGTTCTGTGAGCGACCTAGAAGGTCACTTGATGATGCATCTGCCAGGGAATGAATCAGGGGTCAGCCTAGGTCAGAAACAACTTTCAAATGCCCTGACAGTACATTTGAGCAAGAAATTTGAGAAAATCAGTAAGGGTCAAGTGCCTTGGAGTGTGCGTAGTTCACAGCATTCAGTCAAGCAGACAGTGTCTCTTCC AAGAAATTTGACAGCATTGGTGGTTGAGGACCACTGTGTTGATACTTCTCAGATTTCCTTCCTTGGTTCCAACAAACAAAAGATGTTGGAAGCCCATATTAAATCTTTCCATATGAGGATGCTGTGGAGTCTTCCCAGCAAGGTCCTTGAATCCACAGAAATCTGTAAATCACAAGAGGACGTTTCCAGTTCCTtttcccatcttgacctcccctCCTCAGCCACCTTCATTCCTCAGGAAGATTCCAAAGATGCGGTCTCTAAGTCTCTTAGACAAAGCACTCTTCAAGAAGAAAAGTTGGGAACAATAAGCTCCATCCCCATTTTGTATCATCCTGACCGTGTTTCTGATACTGAACACAACCTTGAGACGGATTCCAAAAATGGTGCCTCCAGTCCCCTCAGAGGAAGCACTACagattttcaaggaaaaaagatAGATAACTTGACTTCCAAGGGCTTACTGACTCATGCTCAGGGCATCTCCAGTGGGAACATGGCAACTTCCCAGATGCTACATGTCCATGTGGAGGACAGCA GACATGTGGAACAGCAGCAGAAGCCCACGGTTTCTAAGCATGTCTTACAGATTTGCCAAGTTAAGAATTTCCCACCAGCTACAAAAAGAGTGAAATCCAAAGGAGGAGAGCTTGGTGGAGGGGATGCAGGGTTGGGCACACCCCAACCCAGGAGAAAGAGCCATCctgttcaaaagaagacatcaggGGAGGtgcttgggagaaaatattccccAACCTTGAAAACACAGCCTCCTC GAAAATGGATGAAGACCTTTTTTCAGAGGTTTAAGAAACCCAGCATAATATGTGAGGAACAAGAATGTTC CAGAAAAAGTAGCTCCCTGTCATCATCTGTGCAGGATAGAGGTCCAGCTATGATTAGAGCTGCCTTTACTGGGACTACTGAAGCTCAGAAAGTTAAGAGAGACATTGGAAAGTCCCTAGAGGAGAAGCTGGAGCATAGGGGTGGGATAGAAATCACCTGTCCCCAAGAGCCCCTTTTCTCCCCAGTGGAGCTTAGAAAAGCTCAGCACAAGACAGTACTGCAGGACAGAGCAAAGCCTGTCCAGGGCTATCCCTGCAACTACATGGCTCCCTCCTGCAAAGTGACATGTAGCAAATCTTGCAGCCAACAAGCTATCTTAGTTGGCCAGAATTATCCAACGAGGATTAGACAGATCACAGACACGAACAGACAGCCCCAAA TTGAGGCATTTAAGGGCAAGATATTGTGTCAAAGGCATCCCCAATCCATGCCCCACAGGAAGGCTGTGCCCCAACTAAATCCCACTTGCCAGTGTCAAGTTGATTCAGTACCTCCAGCCATCCCAACCACTGCTAAAAGCACTGTGTTTAGTGATGAGCCTTTAGTAATTACACAGACAATGCTTCCAAAACATTTCCAGGGAGGAAAATTTCCCCCCACAAAATAA